The following are encoded together in the Mycolicibacterium arabiense genome:
- a CDS encoding SDR family NAD(P)-dependent oxidoreductase produces MTTDLTGHVALVTGAAQGMGAAHARRLAAAGATVAVNDIRDGDALGALADEIGGLTAAGDVSDPAECVRIADDVANATGRLDVLVANHAYMTMAALGDHDDADWWKVVDTNLGGTFFLVQAVLPHMRRAGAGRIVVISSEWGITGWPQATAYAAAKSGLVSLVKTLGRELAHEHVIVNAVAPGVTDTPQLLVDADAAGIGLAEMHDRYASSIPLRRIGSSDEVAAAVELLTDFDLEAIVGQVISCNGGSTRSRA; encoded by the coding sequence ATGACCACCGACCTCACCGGACACGTCGCGCTGGTCACCGGCGCAGCGCAGGGAATGGGCGCCGCCCACGCCCGCCGTCTCGCCGCCGCGGGAGCCACGGTGGCCGTCAACGACATTCGCGACGGCGACGCCCTTGGTGCCCTCGCCGACGAGATCGGCGGACTGACCGCGGCGGGCGACGTGTCCGACCCGGCCGAGTGCGTGCGCATCGCCGACGACGTCGCGAACGCAACCGGCCGCCTCGACGTCCTGGTCGCCAACCACGCCTACATGACCATGGCTGCGCTGGGCGACCACGACGACGCAGACTGGTGGAAGGTGGTCGACACCAACCTCGGTGGCACGTTCTTCCTGGTGCAGGCGGTGCTTCCGCACATGCGTCGCGCGGGTGCCGGACGCATCGTCGTGATCAGCAGCGAGTGGGGCATCACCGGTTGGCCGCAGGCCACGGCCTACGCCGCGGCCAAGTCGGGCCTCGTCTCGCTGGTCAAGACACTGGGTCGGGAGTTGGCGCACGAGCACGTCATCGTCAACGCCGTGGCGCCCGGCGTGACCGACACGCCCCAACTCCTGGTGGACGCCGACGCCGCAGGCATCGGGCTCGCCGAGATGCACGACCGGTACGCGTCGTCGATCCCGTTGCGGCGCATCGGATCCAGCGACGAGGTCGCGGCCGCAGTGGAGTTGTTGACGGACTTCGACCTCGAAGCGATCGTGGGCCAGGTCATCTCGTGCAATGGCGGTTCGACACGGAGTCGGGCATGA
- a CDS encoding SDR family NAD(P)-dependent oxidoreductase codes for MTDRPVALVTGGASGIGAAIVEALVARGFVTGCLDLRGSAAGAEHTVAVDVSDADAVASATEEVRSRLGPISAVVTCAGYYEMAAVTDISPESWRKMLRVHLGGLVNVARATLPDLIEQRGALVAVASELAIGGGDHDAHYAAAKGAILGVVRSLAVEVAAHGVRVNAVAPGPTDTPLLAADSPWRAPEYLDTLPLRRLATPPEVARCVEYLVCDGTFSVGDVVSVNSGAVI; via the coding sequence GTGACCGATCGACCCGTCGCGCTGGTGACCGGTGGTGCCAGCGGCATCGGCGCCGCCATCGTCGAAGCACTCGTCGCCCGGGGGTTCGTCACGGGTTGCCTCGATCTGCGCGGGTCGGCTGCCGGCGCCGAGCACACCGTGGCCGTCGACGTCTCCGACGCCGACGCGGTGGCCTCCGCAACCGAGGAAGTCCGGTCCCGGCTCGGTCCGATCAGCGCGGTGGTGACCTGCGCCGGGTACTACGAGATGGCCGCCGTCACCGACATCAGCCCCGAGTCCTGGCGAAAGATGCTGCGAGTGCACCTGGGCGGTCTCGTCAACGTGGCCCGGGCGACGCTGCCGGACCTGATCGAGCAGCGCGGCGCGCTCGTCGCCGTGGCCAGTGAATTGGCCATCGGCGGTGGCGATCACGACGCGCACTATGCGGCCGCCAAGGGCGCCATCCTCGGCGTCGTACGCAGCCTCGCAGTCGAGGTGGCCGCCCACGGCGTCCGAGTCAATGCCGTCGCACCCGGCCCGACCGACACGCCACTGCTCGCCGCCGACTCGCCATGGCGCGCGCCCGAATACCTCGACACCCTGCCGCTGCGGCGCCTGGCCACGCCGCCGGAGGTGGCGCGTTGCGTCGAATACCTCGTCTGCGACGGCACGTTCAGCGTCGGCGACGTCGTCAGCGTCAACTCCGGAGCAGTGATATGA
- a CDS encoding CAP domain-containing protein, which translates to MSRLDRTPIVIAGALAVFGLVLAPAAHADPTLDEITEAVASVRERSGCPDLAYSPQLEAAAQQLVRAGALDANGYPGVPTPIVATSAPTASAISQAMSFGNGHILDCRNTDLGVGMVSSGEYSVVGLVLGAIRGPQAAQGS; encoded by the coding sequence ATGAGCAGGCTCGACCGCACACCCATCGTGATCGCCGGCGCCCTCGCGGTGTTCGGGCTCGTTCTGGCGCCAGCGGCGCACGCCGACCCCACCCTCGACGAGATCACCGAAGCCGTCGCGTCGGTACGTGAGCGCTCCGGCTGCCCCGATCTCGCCTACTCCCCCCAACTCGAGGCCGCCGCGCAGCAACTCGTCCGAGCGGGCGCGCTCGACGCGAACGGTTACCCGGGCGTGCCGACTCCGATCGTGGCGACGTCGGCTCCGACGGCGTCGGCGATCAGCCAGGCAATGTCGTTCGGCAACGGCCACATCCTCGACTGCCGCAACACCGATCTCGGTGTGGGCATGGTCAGCAGCGGCGAGTACAGCGTCGTCGGCCTCGTGCTGGGAGCGATCAGGGGACCGCAGGCTGCACAGGGCTCGTAG
- a CDS encoding MmpS family transport accessory protein: MIAAVKRVWLPVLVVAAIAIGVVSVGNLRSVFGSDGAVVTPVGSDTADSFNPKVVTYEVFGSGSTAVINYTDLDGLPQRTGEVSLPWSLRLETTVPSVQPNLVAQGDGGSIGCRVTVDDEVKDERFADGVNPATYCLVKAA, translated from the coding sequence GTGATCGCCGCCGTCAAGCGCGTCTGGCTACCGGTCCTGGTCGTCGCGGCCATCGCGATCGGCGTCGTGAGCGTCGGTAATCTTCGGTCCGTCTTCGGCTCCGATGGCGCCGTCGTGACGCCGGTCGGATCGGACACCGCGGACTCGTTCAACCCGAAGGTCGTCACCTACGAGGTGTTCGGATCCGGCAGCACCGCCGTCATCAACTACACCGATCTGGACGGGTTGCCGCAACGCACGGGCGAGGTCAGCCTGCCGTGGTCGTTGCGGCTCGAGACCACGGTCCCGTCGGTTCAGCCGAACCTCGTCGCCCAGGGCGACGGTGGCTCGATCGGCTGTCGCGTCACCGTCGACGACGAGGTCAAGGACGAAAGGTTCGCCGACGGCGTGAATCCCGCAACGTACTGCTTGGTGAAGGCGGCATGA
- the speB gene encoding agmatinase: MTEGNVVDGQHYVRTADGIVGQVDARAVPRYAGIGTFARLPQRHDVEDHDVAVVGVPFDSGVTYRPGARFGPSAIRQASRLLKPYHPALDVSPFAAAQVVDAGDIAANPFDIAAAVDQIREGVLGLLTRPEQRVVLLGGDHTIALPALQAMNQVHGPVALVHFDAHLDTWDTYFGAPCTHGTPFRRASEQGLLVKDRSAHVGIRGSLYDRADLLEDAELGFTVVHCRDIDRIGVDGVIERMRERVGDHPVYVSIDIDVLDPAFAPGTGTPEIGGMTSRELVAVLRAMRGLRIVGADVVEVSPAYDHAEVTAVAAANLAYELVTLMADR; this comes from the coding sequence ATGACGGAGGGAAACGTGGTGGACGGCCAGCATTACGTGCGAACGGCCGACGGGATCGTCGGTCAGGTGGATGCCCGTGCGGTGCCCCGCTATGCGGGCATCGGCACCTTCGCCAGGTTGCCGCAGCGGCACGACGTGGAGGACCACGACGTCGCGGTGGTAGGCGTGCCCTTCGACAGCGGGGTCACCTACCGCCCAGGGGCGCGTTTCGGGCCGTCGGCGATCCGGCAGGCATCTCGGTTGTTGAAGCCCTACCACCCGGCGCTGGACGTCAGTCCGTTCGCCGCCGCCCAGGTCGTGGACGCAGGTGACATCGCGGCCAACCCGTTCGACATCGCCGCTGCGGTCGACCAGATCCGCGAGGGCGTCCTCGGTCTGCTGACGAGGCCCGAGCAGCGCGTCGTCCTCCTTGGCGGCGACCACACCATCGCACTACCCGCGCTGCAGGCGATGAACCAGGTGCACGGCCCGGTTGCGCTGGTGCACTTCGACGCTCACCTCGACACGTGGGACACGTACTTCGGCGCACCGTGCACCCACGGCACGCCGTTCCGACGGGCCTCGGAGCAGGGCCTGCTGGTGAAGGACCGTTCTGCGCACGTCGGGATCCGTGGCTCACTCTACGACCGGGCCGACCTGCTCGAAGACGCCGAACTCGGCTTCACGGTCGTGCACTGCCGCGACATCGACCGCATCGGCGTCGACGGCGTGATCGAGCGGATGCGCGAACGCGTCGGCGACCATCCCGTCTACGTGTCGATCGACATCGACGTGCTGGACCCGGCATTCGCGCCTGGTACGGGCACACCCGAGATCGGCGGGATGACCAGCCGCGAACTGGTGGCCGTGCTGCGCGCCATGCGCGGACTCCGCATCGTCGGCGCTGACGTGGTGGAAGTGTCCCCGGCCTATGACCACGCCGAGGTCACCGCCGTCGCCGCGGCGAACCTGGCCTACGAACTCGTCACCCTGATGGCTGACCGATGA
- a CDS encoding polysaccharide deacetylase family protein, translated as MSEFAWPQGKAAAAAFTFDVDAESAVLWNDETVGARMSIMSHQAYGPLVGVPRILDMLDRHQIASTFFVPGHTAVRYPEAIRSIVAAGHEIAHHGYLHEQPTSLTLEEEIDVLDKGLVALADVAGVRPTGYRAPMWDLSWRTPALLAERGFLYDSSLMDADHPYELSITPGASESLVELPIQWALDDWEQYCFLPDVSGSGLIESPRKARELWQLEFDGLRRVGGCWVLTNHPFLSGRPSRAAELDDLMRYVLGHADVWVTNLATIAEHVRSLGLAPRTITPPG; from the coding sequence ATGAGCGAATTCGCCTGGCCCCAGGGGAAGGCCGCCGCGGCCGCCTTCACGTTCGACGTGGACGCCGAATCCGCCGTGCTGTGGAACGACGAGACCGTCGGCGCCCGGATGAGCATCATGAGCCATCAGGCGTACGGTCCGCTGGTCGGCGTACCGCGGATCCTGGACATGCTCGATCGCCATCAGATCGCATCCACGTTCTTCGTCCCCGGACACACCGCCGTCCGCTACCCGGAGGCGATCCGCAGCATCGTCGCCGCCGGGCACGAGATCGCCCACCACGGGTACCTGCACGAGCAGCCCACGTCGCTGACGCTCGAGGAGGAGATCGACGTCCTCGACAAGGGTCTGGTCGCTCTCGCCGACGTCGCAGGGGTGCGACCGACCGGCTACCGCGCGCCGATGTGGGATCTGTCGTGGCGCACCCCGGCGCTGCTGGCCGAGCGCGGATTCCTGTACGACTCGAGTCTCATGGACGCCGACCACCCGTACGAGCTCTCGATCACTCCTGGTGCGTCGGAATCGCTGGTGGAGTTGCCGATTCAGTGGGCGCTCGACGACTGGGAGCAGTACTGCTTCCTTCCCGACGTCTCCGGCAGCGGACTCATCGAGAGCCCCCGCAAGGCACGCGAACTGTGGCAGCTCGAATTCGACGGTCTGCGGCGGGTCGGCGGATGCTGGGTGCTGACCAATCACCCATTCCTGTCCGGTCGGCCGTCGCGCGCCGCCGAACTCGACGACCTGATGCGGTACGTCCTCGGCCACGCCGACGTCTGGGTGACCAACCTGGCCACGATCGCGGAACACGTTCGCTCGCTCGGACTCGCGCCGCGCACCATCACCCCGCCCGGGTAG
- a CDS encoding PucR family transcriptional regulator, with protein MTSPQRTPADEPVAPTLADLLDAPGLGLAVPDDVDQDLDRPISWVHTTEMEDPSRYLRGGELVCTVGISLQTVRDCQTFAAALTSAGAAGVCFGVGDRHDAVPPALLAECRTLGLPVLVASPDAPFSAVSRYVAESWLGAEIAVARATNALVPELLSSLRRHDSARQLLDGAGRILDCYFLLEPDGVPREQDEGGDDRVATVAVPGLGTLVWIGRGEQPEAALLDLIARFVRAAQGERDIEAVLARERVGQLLSLVERRMLLPDALSQLIEWPGFTADEVTCSAWPAGAGALLSMALPDALIGDAPDLCLMLTAQPFDVTDDLSLPSGHSAAVAMTEIGSAIAQARIALDLARYRGGHVGPDQLSTFESLLEQLPLAQLTPFKQQLIDPLAEMDRARGTQHVRTLRAFLDANCSLSETGRALYLHTNTVRHRLARIQEITGRDPLVHSDQTAFAVGLHATARDERNPRLR; from the coding sequence GTGACCTCGCCGCAGCGCACTCCTGCGGACGAGCCGGTCGCGCCCACGCTCGCGGACCTGCTCGACGCTCCCGGCCTGGGTCTCGCGGTGCCCGACGACGTCGACCAGGACCTCGACCGACCGATCAGCTGGGTGCACACCACCGAGATGGAGGACCCGTCGCGGTATCTCCGTGGAGGCGAGCTGGTCTGCACCGTCGGCATCAGTCTGCAGACGGTTCGGGACTGCCAGACGTTCGCAGCGGCACTGACGAGTGCGGGCGCGGCGGGCGTCTGCTTCGGGGTGGGCGACCGCCACGACGCGGTTCCGCCGGCGCTGCTGGCCGAGTGCCGCACCCTGGGGTTGCCGGTCCTGGTGGCCTCGCCCGACGCGCCGTTCAGCGCCGTCAGCCGATACGTCGCCGAGTCGTGGCTGGGTGCGGAGATCGCGGTGGCGCGCGCCACCAACGCACTGGTGCCGGAACTGTTGTCCTCCCTGCGGCGGCACGACTCGGCGCGACAGCTGCTCGACGGCGCGGGCCGAATCCTGGACTGCTACTTCCTGCTCGAGCCGGACGGCGTCCCGCGGGAGCAGGACGAGGGTGGCGACGATCGGGTAGCCACCGTTGCCGTGCCCGGGCTCGGGACCCTGGTGTGGATCGGCCGCGGCGAGCAGCCCGAAGCCGCACTACTGGACCTCATCGCACGCTTCGTGCGCGCGGCGCAGGGGGAACGGGACATCGAGGCCGTGCTGGCCAGGGAACGCGTCGGCCAACTGCTGTCGCTGGTCGAGCGGCGCATGCTGCTCCCCGACGCCTTGAGCCAACTGATCGAGTGGCCGGGTTTCACCGCCGACGAGGTGACCTGCTCGGCGTGGCCCGCCGGTGCGGGTGCGCTGCTGTCGATGGCACTGCCGGACGCCCTGATCGGCGACGCGCCGGATCTGTGTCTGATGTTGACGGCACAACCCTTCGACGTCACCGACGATCTATCCCTGCCGTCCGGTCACTCGGCCGCGGTGGCCATGACGGAGATCGGTTCGGCCATCGCCCAGGCCCGCATCGCGCTGGACCTGGCTCGGTACCGCGGCGGTCACGTCGGCCCTGACCAGCTGAGCACCTTCGAGAGCTTGCTCGAGCAGTTGCCGCTGGCTCAGCTGACCCCGTTCAAGCAGCAGTTGATCGATCCGCTGGCGGAGATGGACCGTGCGCGCGGGACCCAGCACGTCCGGACCCTGCGCGCCTTCCTCGACGCGAACTGCTCGCTGAGCGAGACCGGCAGGGCGCTGTACCTGCACACCAACACGGTGCGGCACCGGCTCGCCCGCATCCAGGAGATCACCGGCCGCGACCCCCTCGTGCATTCCGACCAGACGGCATTCGCCGTCGGGCTGCACGCCACCGCCCGCGACGAGCGCAATCCCCGGTTGCGCTAG
- a CDS encoding MMPL/RND family transporter, which translates to MTSTLEGNPTSPIPRARHAARPPVARFIRLFAVPIVLVWIAIIAILNTTVPQLEEVGKLRAVSMSPNDAPSLIATKRVGEVFQEYDTSSSVMIVLEGDDPLGPDAHQFYDEMVRELRNDTTHVQHVQDFWGDTLTAAGAQSIDGKAAYVQVYIAGDQGETLANDSVASVRDIVASVKAPPGVQAYVTGPAATTTDQNEVGDASMKTIEALTFAVITVMLLLVYRSVITVLVTLSMVVVGLLSARGIVAFLGYHEVFGLTTFATNMLVTLAIAAATDYAMFLIGRYQEARRAGEDRESAYYTMFHGTAHVVLASGLTIAGATLCLHFTRLPYFQTMGFPLSIGMTIVVAAALTLGPALISIVTRFGKVLEPKGSGRARGWRRIGAATVRWPGAVLVMAIVLALIGLLTLPGYHTTYDDRIFLPDEVPANVGMAAADRHFSDAKMNPELVMVEADHDLRNPADFLIIDKIAKAMVRVHGIAQVQTITRPDGKPIEHASLAYSVSQGGTGQLMNNDMQQTVLANTLKQADEMQVTIDSMTKMQGITLQMADVTRRMAEKFRNTSADTNEIRDHLADFDDFFRPIRNYFYWEPHCYDIPVCWALRSIFDTLDGINTLSADIQDLVPDIEELADLTPQLAALMPAMIQTMKNQKQMMLNQYQAQKAQQDQNMAMQDDATAMGKAFDAARNDETFYLPPEAFETADFKRGIKLFLSPDGHAVRFTVFHQGDPLSEEGTSHIEPLRIAAADAIKGTPLEGSTVFVGGTAAMYKDMQQGADYDLLIAAVAALILIFLIMVILTRAIAAAAVIVGTVVLSLGASFGLSVLLWQHLIGIPLHWMVLPMTVIVLLAVGADYNLLLVSRMKQEIHAGLHTGIIRSMAGTGSVVTSAGLVFAFTMAAMAVSEMIVIGQVGTTIGLGLLFDTLVVRSLMTPSLAALLGRWFWWPRHVRLRPVPKPWPRSDDSAATSPVQPAVP; encoded by the coding sequence ATGACCAGCACCCTCGAAGGCAACCCGACCAGTCCGATCCCACGCGCCCGGCACGCCGCCCGGCCCCCGGTGGCGCGCTTCATCCGTCTGTTCGCCGTTCCGATCGTCCTGGTGTGGATCGCGATCATCGCGATCCTGAACACCACCGTGCCGCAGCTCGAAGAGGTGGGGAAGCTGCGCGCGGTGTCGATGAGCCCCAACGATGCACCCTCGCTCATCGCGACGAAGCGCGTCGGCGAGGTGTTCCAGGAGTACGACACCAGCAGTTCGGTGATGATCGTCCTGGAGGGCGACGACCCGCTGGGGCCGGACGCCCACCAGTTCTACGACGAAATGGTGCGCGAGCTGCGCAACGACACCACCCACGTGCAGCACGTCCAGGACTTCTGGGGTGACACGCTGACCGCGGCGGGCGCCCAGAGCATCGACGGCAAGGCCGCCTACGTGCAGGTGTACATCGCCGGAGACCAGGGCGAGACACTGGCGAACGACTCGGTGGCCAGCGTCCGCGACATCGTCGCGAGCGTCAAGGCACCTCCGGGTGTCCAGGCGTACGTGACGGGCCCCGCCGCGACGACCACGGATCAGAACGAAGTCGGCGACGCGAGCATGAAGACGATCGAGGCGCTGACGTTCGCGGTCATCACCGTCATGCTGCTACTCGTATACCGGTCCGTGATAACGGTATTGGTGACGTTGTCGATGGTCGTCGTGGGATTGCTCTCGGCGCGCGGCATCGTCGCCTTCCTCGGCTACCACGAGGTCTTCGGCCTCACCACCTTCGCGACGAACATGCTGGTGACGCTCGCCATCGCCGCGGCCACCGACTACGCCATGTTCCTGATCGGCCGCTACCAGGAGGCGCGCCGGGCAGGCGAGGACCGAGAGTCCGCGTATTACACGATGTTTCACGGCACCGCGCACGTGGTGCTCGCATCGGGTCTCACCATCGCGGGCGCAACGCTGTGCCTGCACTTCACCCGGCTGCCGTACTTCCAGACGATGGGCTTCCCGCTCTCGATCGGCATGACGATCGTGGTCGCGGCCGCGCTCACTCTCGGACCCGCCCTCATCTCGATCGTCACCCGCTTCGGAAAGGTGCTGGAGCCGAAGGGATCCGGACGTGCCAGAGGATGGCGCCGCATCGGCGCGGCCACCGTGCGCTGGCCTGGCGCGGTCCTCGTCATGGCCATCGTGCTCGCGCTCATCGGGCTGCTGACGCTGCCCGGCTACCACACCACCTACGACGACCGGATCTTCCTGCCCGACGAGGTGCCTGCGAACGTCGGCATGGCCGCCGCCGACCGCCACTTCTCCGACGCCAAGATGAACCCGGAACTCGTGATGGTGGAAGCCGATCACGACCTGCGCAACCCGGCGGACTTCCTGATCATCGACAAGATCGCCAAGGCCATGGTCCGCGTGCACGGCATCGCGCAGGTCCAGACGATCACCCGCCCGGACGGCAAGCCGATCGAGCACGCCTCGCTCGCGTACTCCGTGAGCCAGGGCGGCACGGGCCAACTCATGAACAACGACATGCAGCAGACGGTGCTGGCCAACACCCTCAAGCAGGCCGACGAGATGCAGGTGACCATCGACTCGATGACCAAGATGCAGGGCATCACGCTGCAGATGGCCGACGTCACCCGGCGGATGGCGGAGAAGTTCAGGAACACCTCGGCCGACACCAACGAGATCCGCGACCACCTCGCGGACTTCGACGACTTCTTCCGGCCGATCCGCAACTACTTCTACTGGGAGCCGCACTGCTACGACATCCCGGTCTGCTGGGCCTTGCGGTCGATCTTCGACACGCTCGACGGCATCAACACGCTGTCTGCCGACATCCAGGACCTGGTGCCCGACATCGAGGAACTGGCAGATCTGACACCGCAATTGGCGGCGCTGATGCCCGCGATGATCCAGACGATGAAGAACCAGAAGCAGATGATGCTCAACCAGTATCAGGCGCAGAAGGCACAGCAGGACCAGAACATGGCGATGCAGGACGACGCCACCGCGATGGGCAAGGCGTTCGACGCCGCGCGCAACGACGAAACGTTCTATCTGCCGCCCGAGGCGTTCGAGACCGCCGACTTCAAGCGCGGTATCAAGCTGTTCCTGTCGCCAGACGGTCACGCCGTGCGTTTCACCGTCTTTCACCAGGGCGACCCGTTGAGCGAGGAAGGGACGTCGCACATCGAGCCGCTGCGCATCGCTGCTGCCGACGCCATCAAGGGCACACCGCTGGAGGGGTCGACGGTGTTCGTCGGCGGTACCGCAGCGATGTACAAGGACATGCAGCAGGGCGCCGACTACGACCTGTTGATCGCGGCTGTCGCCGCGCTGATCCTCATCTTCCTCATCATGGTGATCCTCACCAGGGCGATCGCCGCGGCCGCCGTGATCGTCGGCACCGTGGTGCTCAGTCTCGGTGCGTCCTTCGGCCTCTCGGTTCTCCTGTGGCAGCACCTCATCGGCATCCCGCTGCACTGGATGGTGCTGCCGATGACGGTCATCGTGCTGCTCGCGGTCGGCGCGGACTACAACCTGCTGCTGGTCTCGCGCATGAAGCAGGAGATCCACGCCGGGCTGCACACGGGCATCATCCGGTCGATGGCTGGCACCGGGTCCGTCGTCACCTCGGCCGGTCTGGTGTTCGCCTTCACGATGGCCGCCATGGCGGTCAGCGAGATGATCGTCATCGGGCAGGTCGGCACCACGATCGGTCTCGGACTGCTGTTCGACACGCTGGTCGTGCGGTCGCTGATGACGCCGTCGCTGGCAGCCCTACTGGGCCGGTGGTTCTGGTGGCCGCGGCACGTCCGGCTGCGTCCGGTGCCGAAACCGTGGCCCCGAAGCGATGATTCGGCCGCTACGAGCCCTGTGCAGCCTGCGGTCCCCTGA
- a CDS encoding TetR/AcrR family transcriptional regulator — translation MIDKPCRGLRKDAERNRQLVLEAARELFAVKGMEATLNDVARHANVGVGTVYRRFATKEELVEAIFEDGIEQVVCLAETALLQKDSWDGFVWFVEHLCELTATDRGLREMVYSKAYGGYRVECARDRLSPPISKLVERARHDGYLRPDVEHTDMPIIGMLAGTVSEWAGHVEPELWRRYVALLLDGMRQGDGQKPLAVDALDDDQMDEAMRGWHPAG, via the coding sequence ATGATTGACAAACCGTGCCGCGGCCTGCGCAAGGACGCCGAACGCAACAGGCAGCTCGTGCTCGAGGCTGCCCGTGAGCTGTTCGCCGTAAAGGGCATGGAGGCAACGCTCAACGACGTCGCCCGTCACGCGAACGTCGGCGTGGGCACCGTCTACCGGCGCTTCGCGACGAAGGAAGAACTCGTCGAGGCGATCTTCGAGGATGGCATCGAGCAGGTGGTGTGCCTGGCGGAAACTGCGCTGCTGCAGAAGGATTCGTGGGACGGCTTCGTGTGGTTCGTCGAGCACCTGTGCGAGTTGACCGCGACCGACCGCGGCCTGCGCGAGATGGTCTACAGCAAGGCATACGGCGGATACCGCGTCGAATGCGCACGCGACCGCCTCAGTCCACCGATTTCGAAGCTGGTCGAGCGGGCCCGCCACGACGGCTACCTGCGCCCCGACGTGGAGCACACCGACATGCCGATCATCGGAATGCTGGCCGGCACGGTCAGCGAATGGGCCGGCCACGTCGAGCCGGAACTCTGGCGCCGTTACGTCGCGCTTCTACTGGACGGCATGCGACAGGGCGACGGCCAGAAACCGCTGGCCGTCGACGCGCTAGACGACGACCAGATGGACGAGGCGATGCGGGGCTGGCACCCGGCAGGGTGA
- a CDS encoding APC family permease has protein sequence MSTPVTPAERPQQLRREFSLWSAFAFAFAFISPIVALYGIFGLALSAAGPSFWWGFLLVFSGQFLVALIFATLVSRWPLEGSIYQWSRRLLGTTYGWFAGWVYMWTLVIAMATVALGAAGFIANIFGIAEPTGGTLALIALLILLAGTAVNLVGRRALKIFMVGSIIAEVIGSVVLGTWLLLFHRQNSLSVLFEGGGADNTDTLAYLTGPFMLAVAFIGWSFVGFESAGSIAEEVREPRRDLPKAVLFSLVFIFVVVAYSALAIILAIPDLGAVADGTVADPVYDTLTTALGSGIAKPVEVLFVIGFLASFLALQTSASRVIWAYSRDGALPAADALVRLRGKARIPTVAILVTTVIGAGLFLLSIVAGDVYSLMVNFTAGGFYLAFLFPLVGFLVVLLRRGWTPAKFSLGRATLPVALVAVVWAVLQFLNIAWPRVAFDQRYLDWSVWIGIAVLAVVGAVLFASVRTRIASTADVDDMESFDAIDARTDDRGATR, from the coding sequence ATGTCGACACCGGTCACCCCCGCAGAGCGACCCCAGCAGTTGCGCCGCGAGTTCTCGTTGTGGTCGGCCTTCGCGTTCGCCTTCGCCTTCATCTCGCCGATCGTCGCCCTCTACGGCATCTTCGGTCTGGCACTGTCCGCCGCGGGGCCGAGCTTCTGGTGGGGCTTCCTCCTGGTGTTCAGCGGCCAGTTCCTGGTCGCGCTGATCTTCGCGACCCTGGTGTCGCGCTGGCCGCTCGAGGGATCGATCTATCAGTGGTCGCGCCGACTGCTCGGCACCACCTACGGCTGGTTCGCCGGCTGGGTCTACATGTGGACCCTGGTCATCGCGATGGCCACCGTCGCACTCGGAGCGGCGGGCTTCATCGCCAACATCTTCGGGATCGCGGAGCCGACCGGCGGCACACTCGCACTGATCGCGCTCCTCATCCTGCTGGCGGGGACCGCGGTCAACCTGGTGGGGCGGCGGGCGCTGAAGATCTTCATGGTCGGCAGCATCATCGCGGAGGTGATCGGCTCGGTCGTTCTCGGTACGTGGCTGCTGCTCTTCCACCGGCAGAACTCGCTGTCGGTGCTGTTCGAGGGCGGCGGCGCGGACAACACCGATACGCTCGCGTACCTGACAGGGCCGTTCATGCTCGCGGTGGCCTTCATCGGCTGGTCGTTCGTCGGGTTCGAGAGCGCGGGTTCGATCGCCGAAGAGGTGCGCGAACCGCGCAGGGATCTGCCGAAGGCGGTGCTGTTCTCGCTGGTGTTCATCTTCGTGGTGGTGGCGTACTCCGCACTCGCGATCATCCTGGCCATCCCGGACCTCGGTGCGGTGGCCGACGGTACGGTCGCCGACCCGGTGTACGACACGCTCACCACGGCGCTCGGTTCCGGGATCGCCAAACCGGTCGAGGTGCTGTTCGTCATCGGCTTCCTCGCCAGCTTCCTCGCTCTGCAGACATCGGCGTCGCGGGTGATCTGGGCCTACTCCCGCGACGGTGCGCTGCCTGCCGCCGACGCCCTGGTGCGGCTGCGTGGCAAGGCGCGCATCCCCACGGTCGCGATCCTGGTCACCACGGTGATCGGTGCAGGCCTGTTCCTCCTGAGCATCGTTGCGGGCGACGTGTATTCGCTGATGGTCAACTTCACCGCGGGTGGCTTCTACCTCGCCTTCCTCTTCCCGTTGGTCGGCTTCCTGGTGGTGCTGCTGCGCCGCGGGTGGACGCCTGCGAAGTTCTCCCTTGGCCGCGCGACGCTGCCGGTCGCGCTGGTCGCCGTCGTGTGGGCGGTGCTGCAGTTCCTCAACATCGCCTGGCCGCGGGTGGCCTTCGACCAGCGCTACCTCGACTGGTCGGTGTGGATCGGCATCGCGGTCCTGGCGGTCGTCGGCGCAGTCCTGTTCGCGAGCGTGCGGACGAGGATCGCGAGCACGGCAGACGTCGACGACATGGAGTCGTTCGACGCAATCGACGCGCGGACCGACGATCGGGGCGCGACCCGGTGA